CAGCTCTTGCTGTATCATTTTCCATAGTTTTAATGCTTGCCACCAAGACGCTTCACCCGCCGGGAGGTGCAACTGCATTAATAGCAGTAATCGGCGGTGAAAAAATTCACGATCTTGGCTTTCTCTATGCCTTCCTGCCTGCAGGATTGGGAGCTTTCATTCTTCTTATTGTTGCTCTGTTAGTGAATAATCTTTCAAAAGATAGAAAATATCCAGAATACTGGTTATAGCGGATTATTAGCCCGCTTTTGGATATCGGAAAAAATGTGACACAGGTAAGCAGAAGGATAATTGGACTCGAAGTAAGAATCAATCGTAAGGATATATATTTACCACTTTTACTCTCCCAATTCAGGGTAGTCGATATAACCCTTTTCCTCGCCCATGTAAAAGGTCGCAACATCTGCGGAATTCAGCGGGGCATTTTTCCTGAAGCGCAGAGGTAGGTCTGGATTAGCCAGGAACAGAACTCCGAATGAGATAAGGTCAGCGCCGCCTTTTTCAATTGCTTCGTTTCCACTGCGGGCATCATAGCCTCCATTCAAAACGAGTGTCCCTTTGAATATCTCACGAATAATGGGAGTCACTCGCGCATCGGGTGCTATTGCACCCATCCTGCCACCAACAGGCTCAACCATGTGAAGATACCCGAGCCCGATATTGTTAAGTTCCTCTACAAAGTATGAAAAGGTTTGACGCGGATCAGTATCAGACATTGAATAGGCTGAAAAGTGCGGCGAAATCCTGTATCCGACTCTATTCGCACCCCATACTCCGACTACGGCTTCTGTGACTTCAAGCGGAAGGCGTGCGCGATTCTGGATGCTTCCGCCGTATTTGTCGCTCCGTCGATTTGAGCCATCCCTCAGGAACTGATCCAGCAGATATCCATTGGCACCGTGGATCTCAACCCCATCGAAGTCCGCCTCCTTCGCATTCTGGGCACCTTTTCGAAATTGATCAATAATGCCAGCTATCTCGTCTGGTTCGAGAGCCCTTGGAGTCACGAATTTCTTTTTGCCCTGTGGTGTATGAACTTCGCCCTCGAATGGAAGTGCAGAAGGTGCTACAGGCACTTCACCTCCCAGGAAGTCGGGATGCGATACTCGTCCCACATGCCAGAGTTGAAGGAAAATTTTCCCGCCTGCCTTATGAACGGCGCCAGTCACTTTTTTCCAGCCTGCGACCTGCTCTTCCGAGTGAATTCCAGGCGTACGGATGTAACCGACTCCCTGAGGGCTTACCTGCGATCCTTCCGTGATGATCAAACCTGCAGAGGCTCTTTGCGTGTAATAGGTGACGGCTAATGGATTAGGAACATTGCCAGAGAGTGCACGACAACGGGTCATCGGCGCCATAACCATCCGATTTGATAGTTTGAGATCTCCCAATTTGTACTGGGTTAAAAGATTCATTATCCTCTCCTCAGGGCAATTATGAATGGCTTCCCTATTAATTTTTGTGATAAAGTGTTAATCGATAACTTATAAATAGAATCGTGCATAACAATAATTAGATGAAGGGGGTTTATTAATGAAAGTAGAAGAGATCTTAAAAACACTAACAGAAGAGATCGCCAATATGATTTCCACAAAGACGGTTATTGGAGAGCACATTACCATAGAAGGCAGGACAATTATTCCTGTCACTAAAGTGAGTTTTGGCTTTGGAAGCGGTGGAGGTGAAGGTAAAGGAAAAAGCGGAGATGAAGGCTTTGGAGGGGGCGGAGGTGGAGGTGCTGTGATTCAACCTGTTGCATTTCTTGTCATATCCAAGGAAGATGTGAAAGTATACTCTGTAAAAGATAAGGGTATAGTGTCGCAATTGGCAGAAGTTATTCCCGAAATAATAGATAAATGCAGGTCATCCAGGGAAGAAGGTAAAAAAGAAGAAAAGCCAGAATAAG
The Candidatus Methanoperedens sp. genome window above contains:
- a CDS encoding alkene reductase — its product is MNLLTQYKLGDLKLSNRMVMAPMTRCRALSGNVPNPLAVTYYTQRASAGLIITEGSQVSPQGVGYIRTPGIHSEEQVAGWKKVTGAVHKAGGKIFLQLWHVGRVSHPDFLGGEVPVAPSALPFEGEVHTPQGKKKFVTPRALEPDEIAGIIDQFRKGAQNAKEADFDGVEIHGANGYLLDQFLRDGSNRRSDKYGGSIQNRARLPLEVTEAVVGVWGANRVGYRISPHFSAYSMSDTDPRQTFSYFVEELNNIGLGYLHMVEPVGGRMGAIAPDARVTPIIREIFKGTLVLNGGYDARSGNEAIEKGGADLISFGVLFLANPDLPLRFRKNAPLNSADVATFYMGEEKGYIDYPELGE
- a CDS encoding spore germination protein GerW family protein, whose product is MKVEEILKTLTEEIANMISTKTVIGEHITIEGRTIIPVTKVSFGFGSGGGEGKGKSGDEGFGGGGGGGAVIQPVAFLVISKEDVKVYSVKDKGIVSQLAEVIPEIIDKCRSSREEGKKEEKPE